The Calliphora vicina chromosome 3, idCalVici1.1, whole genome shotgun sequence genome contains a region encoding:
- the LOC135954785 gene encoding brachyurin-like, with protein sequence MYYRHLIALVLFAVAAVASQDLVEPLVCNGESNGRIVNGNAAVPKQIPYQVGLIIYIGNSKYWCGGSLISNIYVATAGHCAKGAFKAIVLLGATNIDDPNEVGQIRITVNEASFIVHEDYDEATLDNDIALIRLTEAVVYNEYISNIKLPKNVGPYPSYAGEMARISGWGKESSAATNITNILRYADVCIQPNFICYIQYFGSIKSTNICAYGLLLKATCNGDSGGPLAFKVGDDYVLIGIVSFGFVLGCDRGWSSGFTRVTSYMPWIYSKTGIISP encoded by the coding sequence ATGTATTACAGGCATTTAATTGCTCTCGTTTTGTTTGCAGTCGCAGCAGTTGCATCGCAGGATCTGGTCGAACCTCTTGTTTGCAATGGCGAATCCAATGGACGCATTGTTAATGGCAATGCGGCTGTACCAAAACAAATCCCCTACCAAGTTGGCTTAATTATATACATTGGTAATTCAAAATACTGGTGTGGTGGCTCTTTAATTTCCAACATTTACGTAGCAACTGCTGGTCACTGTGCAAAAGGCGCTTTTAAAGCTATTGTATTACTGGGAGCCACCAATATCGATGATCCGAATGAAGTGGGCCAAATACGAATTACAGTCAATGAAGCTAGCTTCATTGTACATGAAGATTATGATGAGGCTACTCTAGATAATGATATTGCCCTTATTCGATTAACGGAAGCAGTCGTCTACAACGAATATATTAGCAATATAAAGTTACCCAAAAATGTTGGACCCTACCCATCGTATGCAGGTGAAATGGCTAGAATATCTGGATGGGGCAAAGAAAGTAGTGCTGCCACAAATATAACGAATATTCTTCGTTACGCTGATGTTTGCATTCAACCAAATTTCATCTGTTACATACAATATTTCGGATCTATTAAATCAACAAATATATGTGCTTATGGTTTACTTTTGAAAGCAACATGTAATGGGGATTCTGGTGGTCCTTTAGCCTTTAAGGTTGGCGATGATTATGTTCTAATTGGGATTGTATCATTCGGATTCGTACTTGGTTGTGATAGAGGATGGTCATCAGGATTTACCCGTGTAACTTCATACATGCCATGGATATATTCAAAAACAGGGATTATAAGCCCATAG